In Physeter macrocephalus isolate SW-GA chromosome 2, ASM283717v5, whole genome shotgun sequence, a single window of DNA contains:
- the CNPPD1 gene encoding protein CNPPD1, producing MDLAGLLLDEEGTFSLTGFQDFTFLPGHQKLSARIRRRLYYGWDWEADCSLEELSSPVADIAVELLQKAAPSPIRRLQKKYVAHVSREACISPCAMMLALVYIERLRHRNPEYLQHVSSSDLFLISMMVASKYLYDEGEEEEVFSDEWGAAGGVAVPTLNALERGFLRAMDWRLYTDPREIFEVLSWLESCVAEQQGRRRGWYTYTDLCVLLEQPAWQLALGSLCQRLAKLSCLLAMAYVSSVALAVASMAVIHQSLGLSCSPPPGPPDLGLASRCLLEPCIPASMPQCLPSPANVSSCLEVDVGLRALWGRLLASLTPPPLPPPAPPAPPTLLHNCPLCQKLQKDSPTCRTCHHPNHTVPTGPPSPRYHSHGLAPPWPWSPMPPLLPQPQQCSVFGIMELARLKSFIFPG from the exons ATGGACCTGGCCGGGCTCCTGCTGGACGAAGAAGGCACATTCTCCCTCACCGGCTTCCAGGACTTCACG TTCCTCCCAGGACACCAGAAGCTGAGTGCCCGCATCCGAAGGAGACTCTATTATGGCTGGGACTGGGAAGCTGATTGTAGCCTGGAGGAGCTCTCCAGCCCTGTGGCAG ACATTGCTGTGGAACTGCTCCAGAAGGCAGCCCCCAGTCCTATTCGCAGGCTCCAGAAGAAATATGTAGCCCATGTGTCCCG GGAGGCATGCATTTCCCCGTGTGCTATGATGCTAGCTCTGGTGTACATTGAGCGGCTCCGGCATCGAAACCCAGAGTACCTACAGCATGTGTCATCGtctgacttgttcctgatctccaTG ATGGTGGCCAGTAAGTACCTCTATgatgaaggggaggaggaggaagtctTCAGTGATGAATGGGGAGCTGCTGGGGGTGTGGCTGTGCCCACTCTCAATGCCCTGGAGAGGGGCTTCCTGCGTGCCATG GATTGGCGTCTCTACACTGACCCTCGGGAGATCTTTGAGGTGCTGAGCTGGCTGGAGAGCTG CGTGGCTGAGCAGCAGGGGCGCCGGCGAGGCTGGTACACCTATACAGACCTGTGTGTGCTGCTGGAGCAGCCTGCCTGGCAACTGGCCCTGGGCTCGCTCTGCCAGCGGCTGGCAAAG TTGTCCTGCCTGTTAGCTATGGCATATGTGAGCAGTGTGGCCCTGGCTGTGGCATCGATGGCCGTAATACACCAGTCCTTGGGGCTGTCCTGCAGCCCCCCTCCTGGCCCCCCAGACCTTGGACTGGCCTCCAGGTGCCTTTTGGAACCCTGCATACCTGCTTCAATGCCACAGTGCCTGCCGTCGCCTGCTAACGTCTCCAGCTGCCTGGAAGTCGACGTAGGGCTGCGTGCACTCTGGGGCCGTCTTCTGGCCTCACTGACTCCGCCACCATtgcctcccccagctcctcctgcACCTCCCACTCTTCTCCATAACTGCCCCCTTTGCCAAAAGCTCCAGAAAGACTCCCCAACCTGCCGTACCTGCCACCACCCCAACCATACCGTCCCCACTGGGCCCCCCAGCCCCCGGTACCACTCCCATGGCCTGGCTCCCCCCTGGCCTTGGAGCCCGATGCCCCCGCTGCTCCCACAGCCCCAGCAGTGTTCCGTCTTCGGCATCATGGAACTGGCCCGCCTTAAGTCTTTCATTTTTCCAGGCTAG
- the SLC23A3 gene encoding solute carrier family 23 member 3: protein MSRSPPNAIQLRSVRSQGTMASLPQPSAVQNPPSHSWASLCGSPPWGLSCLLALQHILVLASLLCASHLLLLQSLPAGGLSSSPAQLLASSLFSCGVSTALQTWMGSRLPLIQAPSLEFLIPGLVLTSQKLPLTTRTPGNCEHRARAQASLVLRLCGGPGCHGLELWNTSLREVSGAVVASGLLQVMLGLFGGPGHLFPHCGPLVLAPSLVVAGLSAHREVALFCSAHWGLASLLILLMVVCSQHLGSRLLPPHPWRRASASSTHTHIPVFRLLSVLIPVACVWIISALLGLSIIPGELSAEAPWFWLPHPAEWDWPLLTPRALAAGISMALAASTSSLGCYALCGQLLHLPSPPPHACSRGLSLEGLGSVLAGLLGSPMGTASSFPNVGTVSLLQAGSRRVAHLVGLLCVVLGLSPRLVQLLTTIPLPVLGGVLGVTQAVVLSTGFSTFHLADIDSGRNVFIVGFSIFMALLLPRWFREAPVLLNTGSEFPLLSGPNPL from the exons ATGAGCCGATCACCCCCCAACGCCATACAACTCCGATCCGTGCGCTCCCAGGGTACCATGGCTTCCCTGCCGCAGCCGTCTGCTGTCCAAAATCCCCCCTCTCACTCTTGGGCCTCTCTGTGTGGGTCTCCTCCCTGGGGCCTCAGCTGTCTTCTGGCTCTGCAG CATATCTTGGTCCTGGCTTCTCTCCTCTGTGCCTCCCACCTGCTCCTGCTTCAAAGTCTCCCTGCAGGAGGActctcttcctcccctgcccagctCCTGGCCTCCAGCCTCTTTTCATGTGGCGTGTCTACAGCCCTGCAAACTTGGATGGGCAGCAG GCTGCCTCTTATCCAGGCTCCATCCTTAGAGTTTCTTATCCCTGGTCTGGTGCTGACCAGTCAGAAGCTACCTCTGACCACCCGGACACCTGGAAACTGTGAGCACAGAGCAAGGGCACAGG cctcccttgtgCTGCGCCTGTGTGGGGGACCTGGCTGCCATGGCCTGGAGCTCTGGAACACTTCTCTCCGAGAA GTGTCCGGGGCCGTGGTGGCCTCTGGGCTGCTGCAGGTCATGCTGGGGCTGTTCGGGGGTCCTGGCCACTTGTTCCCCCACTGTGGGCCCCTGGTTCTGGCCCCCAGTCTAGTTGTGGCAGGGCTCTCGGCCCACAGGGAGGTAGCCCTGTTCTGCTCTGCTCACTGGGGCCTGGCATCGCT GCTTATCCTGCTCATGGTGGTCTGTTCTCAGCACCTGGGCTCCCGCCTGTTACCGCCTCACCCCTGGAGGCGGGCTTCAGCCTCTTCAACCCACACTCACATCCCTGTCTTCAGGCTCCTCTCG GTGCTGATCCCAGTAGCTTGTGTATGGATCATCTCTGCCCTGCTGGGTCTCAGCATCATCCCCGGGGAGCTGTCTGCCGAGGCACCGTGGTTTTGGCTGCCTCACCCAG ctGAGTGGGACTGGCCCTTGCTGACACCCAGGGCTCTGGCTGCAGGCATCTCTATGGCCTTGGCAGCTTCCACCAGCTCCCTGGGCTGCTATGCCCTGTGTGGCCAGCTGCTGCATTTGCCTTCTCCACCTCCGCATGCCTGTAGCCGAGGGCTGAGCCTGGAGGGTCTGGGCAGTGTGCTGGCCGGGCTGTTGGGGAGCCCCATGGGCACTGCATCCAGCTTCCCCAACGTGGGCACAGTGAGTCTTCTCCAG GCTGGATCTCGGCGAGTGGCCCACTTGGTGGGGCTGCTCTGCGTGGTGCTTGGGCTCTCCCCGAGGCTAGTCCAGCTCCTCACCACCATCCCGCTGCCTGTGCTTG GTGGGGTGCTGGGGGTGACCCAGGCCGTGGTTCTGTCTACTGGATTCTCCACCTTCCACTTGGCTGACATTGACTCTGGGCGGAATGTCTTCATTGTTGGCTTCTCCATCTTCATGGCCCTGTTGCTGCCAAGATGGTTTCGGGAAGCTCCAGTCCTACTGAACACAG GATCAGAGTTTCCCCTCCTGTCTGGCCCCAACCCCCTGTAG
- the LOC102982837 gene encoding tubulin alpha-4A chain: protein MRECISVHVGQAGVQMGNACWELYCLEHGIQPDGQMPSDKTIGGGDDSFTTFFCETGAGKHVPRAVFVDLEPTVIDEIRNGPYRQLFHPEQLITGKEDAANNYARGHYTIGKEIIDPVLDRIRKLSDQCTGLQGFLVFHSFGGGTGSGFTSLLMERLSVDYGKKSKLEFSIYPAPQVSTAVVEPYNSILTTHTTLEHSDCAFMVDNEAIYDICRRNLDIERPTYTNLNRLISQIVSSITASLRFDGALNVDLTEFQTNLVPY, encoded by the exons CGTGAATGCATCTCAGTCCATGTGGGGCAGGCAGGTGTTCAGATGGGCAATGCCTGCTGGGAGCTCTACTGTTTGGAACATGGGATTCAGCCAGATGGGCAGATGCCCAGTGACAAGACCATTGGTGGAGGGGACGACTCCTTCACCACCTTCTTCTGTGAAACCGGCGCTGGAAAGCATGTGCCCCGGGCAGTTTTTGTGGATTTGGAGCCCACCGTAATcg ATGAGATCCGAAATGGCCCATATCGACAGCTCTTCCACCCTGAGCAGCTCATCACTGGGAAAGAGGATGCCGCTAACAACTACGCTCGTGGTCACTACACCATTGGCAAGGAAATCATTGACCCTGTACTGGACCGGATCCGCAAGCTG TCTGATCAGTGCACAGGACTTCAGGGCTTCCTGGTGTTCCACAGCTTTGGAGGGGGCACTGGCTCTGGCTTCACCTCACTCCTGATGGAGCGGCTCTCTGTTGACTATGGCAAGAAATCCAAGCTGGAGTTCTCCATCTACCCAGCCCCGCAGGTGTCCACAGCCGTGGTGGAGCCCTATAACTCCATCCTGACCACCCACACCACCCTGGAGCACTCAGACTGTGCCTTCATGGTGGACAACGAAGCCATCTATGACATCTGCCGCCGCAACCTAGACATCGAGCGCCCGACTTACACCAACCTCAACCGCCTCATCAGCCAAATCGTCTCCTCCATCACGGCCTCCCTGCGCTTCGACGGGGCCCTCAACGTGGACCTGACAGAGTTCCAGACCAACCTGGTGCCCTAC
- the RETREG2 gene encoding reticulophagy regulator 2, with the protein MASGGGGGGGAGNTGAGGGSGLGLSLGLGLSLGMGEATGEAEEEAATAEAVGRLATALWLRLRGWEAVLAAVQRLLVWEKPLHSLVTAAALNGLFWLLSSSSLRPFFLLSISLLAYFLLDLWQPRFLPDISASSPEEPHSDSEGAGSGARPHLLSVPELCRYLAESWLTFQIHLQELLQYKRQNPAQFCARVCSGCAVLAVLGHYVPGIMISYIVLLSILLWPLVVYHELIQRMYTRLEPLLMQLDYSMKAEADALHHKHDKRKRQGKNAPPGGDEPLAETESESEAELAGFSPVVDVKKTALALAITDSELSDEEASILESGGFSVSRATTPQLTDVSEDLDQQSLPSEPEEALSRELGEGEETDLAPPEDLLGSPQALSRQDLDLEEEEDVASKETLLRLSSPLHFVNTHFNGAGSPTDGVMVSPGGPVETLSPEAVSGDLITPPSALSPLLCLAENDPAPSPSVLPPLPQDSPQPLPAPEEEEALTTEDFELLDQGELEQLNAELGLGPETFPEPADAPPLGPNTPSLVQSAQEAQATAEP; encoded by the exons ATGGCGagtggcggtggcggtggcggtggcgctGGTAACACCGGCGCAGGTGGGGGCTCGGGGCTGGGCCTGAGCCTCGGCCTGGGCCTGAGCCTCGGCATGGGTGAGGCCACCGGCGAGGCGGAGGAGGAGGCTGCCACGGCCGAGGCGGTGGGACGCCTGGCCACGGCTCTGTGGCTGCGGCTCCGCGGCTGGGAGGCGGTGCTAGCGGCAGTGCAGCGGCTGCTGGTGTGGGAGAAGCCGCTGCACAGCCTGGTCACGGCGGCCGCGCTCAACGGCCTCTTCTG GTTGCTGTCTTCCTCCTCCCTACGGCCCTTCTTCCTACTCAGCATCTCACTTTTGGCCTATTTTCTGTTGGATCTCTGGCAGCCTCGCTTCCTCCCTGACATCTCAG CATCATCCCCAGAGGAGCCACACTCTGACAG TGAGGGTGCGGGGTCAGGCGCCCGGCCGCACCTGCTGAGTGTGCCCGAGTTGTGCAGATACCTGGCTGAGAGCTGGCTCACCTTCCAGATTCACCTGCAGGAGCTGCTGCAGTACAAGAGGCAGAATCCAGCTCAG TTCTGTGCTCGCGTCTGCTCTGGCTGTGCTGTGCTGGCTGTGCTGGGACACTATGTTCCGGGGATTATGATTTCCTACATTGTCT TGCTGAGTATCCTGCTGTGGCCCCTGGTGGTTTATCATGAACTGATCCAGAGGATGTACACTCGTCTGGAGCCCCTGCTCATGCAGCTCGACTACAGCATGAAGGCGGAAGCTGATGCCCTGCATCACAAACACGACAAGAGGA AGCGGCAGGGGAAGAATGCACCCCCCGGAGGTGATGAGCCACTGGCGGAGACAGAGAGTGAGAGCGAGGCAGAACTGGCTGGCTTCTCCCCAGTG GTGGATGTGAAGAAAACAGCACTGGCTTTGGCCATTACAGACTCAGAGCTGTCAGATGAGGAGGCTTCTATTTTGGAaagtggtggcttctctgtaTCCCGGGCGACGACTCCACAACTAACTGACGTGTCGGAGG ATTTGGACCAGCAGAGCCTGCCAAGTGAGCCAGAGGAGGCCCTGAGTCGGGAgctaggggagggagaggagacagaCCTGGCCCCTCCCGAAGACCTGCTGGGCTCCCCTCAGGCCCTCTCAAGGCAAGACTTGGActtggaggaggaagaagatgtggcatCCAAGGAAACCTTGCTTCGGCTCTCATCCCCCCTTCACTTTGTGAACACGCACTTCAATGGGGCAGGGTCTCCCACAGATGGAGTGATGGTCTCCCCTGGAGGACCAGTGGAGACACTGAGCCCAGAGGCAGTGAGTGGTGATCTCATCACTCCACCTAGCGCCCTGTCACCCCTACTTTGCCTTGCTGAAAATGACCCGGCCCCTTCCCCCTCAGTACTCCCGCCTCTTCCCCAGGactcaccccagcccctgcctgcccccgaGGAAGAAGAGGCACTCACCACTGAGGACTTCGAATTGCTGGATCAGGGGGAGCTGGAGCAGCTGAATGCAGAGCTGGGGTTGGGGCCAGAGACATTCCCAGAGCCCGCTGATGCTCCACCCCTAGGGCCCAATACCCCGTCTCTGGTACAGTCAGCCCAAGAGGCTCAGGCCACGGCAGAGCCATGA